A stretch of Mesorhizobium sp. M2A.F.Ca.ET.046.03.2.1 DNA encodes these proteins:
- the tuf gene encoding elongation factor Tu, producing the protein MAKGKFERTKPHVNIGTIGHVDHGKTSLTAAITKYFGEYKRYDQIDAAPEEKARGITISTAHVEYETANRHYAHVDCPGHADYVKNMITGAAQMDGAILVVSAADGPMPQTREHILLARQVGVPSIVVFLNKVDQVDDAELLELVELEVRELLSKNEFPGDDIPIVKGSALAALEDSNKTIGEDAIRELMAQVDAYIPTPVRPLDKPFLMPIEDVFSISGRGTVVTGRVERGVVKVGEELEIVGIRPTTKTTCTGVEMFRKLLDQGQAGDNIGALLRGIDREGVERGQVLAKPGSVKPHKKFVAEAYILTKDEGGRHTPFFTNYRPQFYFRTTDVTGIVTLPAGTEMVMPGDNITVDVELIVPIAMEEKLRFAIREGGRTVGAGIVVTIKE; encoded by the coding sequence ATGGCAAAAGGTAAATTCGAGCGCACCAAGCCGCATGTGAACATTGGCACGATCGGTCACGTCGATCATGGCAAGACGTCGCTGACGGCGGCGATCACGAAGTATTTTGGCGAATACAAGCGCTATGACCAGATCGACGCAGCACCCGAAGAGAAGGCGCGCGGCATCACGATTTCGACGGCTCACGTCGAGTATGAGACGGCCAACCGTCACTATGCCCACGTCGACTGCCCCGGCCACGCCGACTATGTGAAGAACATGATCACCGGTGCCGCCCAGATGGACGGCGCGATCCTGGTCGTGTCGGCCGCTGACGGCCCGATGCCGCAGACCCGCGAGCACATCCTGCTTGCCCGTCAGGTCGGTGTGCCTTCGATCGTGGTGTTCCTCAACAAGGTCGATCAGGTCGACGACGCCGAGCTGCTCGAGCTGGTCGAGCTCGAGGTTCGCGAGCTTCTGTCGAAGAATGAGTTCCCCGGCGACGACATTCCGATCGTCAAGGGCTCGGCGCTGGCCGCTCTCGAGGATTCGAACAAGACCATCGGCGAGGACGCCATCCGCGAGCTGATGGCTCAGGTCGACGCCTACATCCCGACGCCGGTGCGTCCGCTGGACAAGCCGTTCCTGATGCCGATCGAGGACGTGTTCTCGATCTCGGGCCGCGGCACGGTCGTCACCGGCCGCGTCGAGCGCGGCGTGGTCAAGGTCGGCGAGGAACTGGAGATCGTCGGCATCCGTCCGACCACCAAGACGACCTGCACGGGCGTGGAGATGTTCCGCAAGCTGCTCGACCAGGGCCAGGCCGGCGACAACATCGGCGCGCTGCTGCGCGGCATCGACCGCGAGGGCGTCGAGCGCGGCCAGGTTCTGGCCAAGCCGGGCTCGGTGAAGCCGCACAAGAAGTTCGTGGCCGAAGCCTACATCCTGACCAAGGACGAAGGCGGCCGTCACACGCCGTTCTTCACCAACTACCGTCCGCAGTTCTACTTCCGCACGACGGACGTGACGGGCATCGTGACGCTGCCGGCCGGCACCGAGATGGTGATGCCCGGCGACAACATCACCGTCGACGTCGAGCTGATCGTGCCGATCGCGATGGAAGAGAAGCTGCGCTTCGCCATCCGTGAAGGCGGCCGCACCGTCGGTGCAGGCATCGTCGTCACCATCAAGGAGTAA
- a CDS encoding DMT family transporter, whose protein sequence is MQVIPSNIRGPLFMVVSTGSYLVNDTMMKLATAGLPPYEVLLLRGAAATAWGVPLLLMLGYARQIPLLFERKVLRRNLFELLAILCYVVALANMQIADSTALGQITPLLVLVGSSMLFGERIGATRMALIGLGFVGALMVAQPTMQGISVYALLALGNAAFAAVRDIAGRKVSAEVPGMIVAISAVLVVLVGSGAAHLVSEQWMMPEGRHLLLIAGAGLFLIFGHFFIFMAYRVGPTSAVAPFYYCFTVWAVISGLLVFGQFPNALAVCGILLVMVSGLVIVSLDERKRRLAMVA, encoded by the coding sequence ATGCAGGTCATTCCATCCAATATCCGCGGCCCGCTGTTCATGGTCGTCTCGACGGGGTCCTACCTCGTCAACGACACGATGATGAAGCTCGCGACCGCCGGGCTGCCGCCCTATGAGGTGCTGCTGCTGCGCGGCGCGGCGGCCACAGCGTGGGGTGTACCGCTGCTTCTGATGCTGGGTTATGCCAGGCAGATCCCGCTGCTCTTCGAACGCAAGGTGCTGCGCCGCAACCTGTTCGAGCTCCTGGCGATCCTCTGCTACGTCGTCGCCCTGGCGAACATGCAGATCGCGGATTCCACCGCGCTCGGCCAGATCACGCCGCTCCTCGTGCTGGTCGGCTCCTCAATGCTGTTCGGCGAAAGGATCGGCGCAACGCGCATGGCGCTGATCGGCCTTGGCTTTGTCGGAGCGCTCATGGTGGCGCAGCCGACCATGCAGGGCATTTCGGTCTATGCGCTGCTGGCGCTCGGCAACGCCGCCTTTGCGGCGGTGCGCGACATAGCCGGCCGCAAGGTGAGCGCCGAGGTGCCCGGCATGATCGTCGCCATCTCCGCCGTCCTGGTGGTGCTGGTCGGCTCAGGCGCGGCGCATCTGGTCTCCGAGCAATGGATGATGCCCGAAGGACGCCATCTGCTGCTGATCGCGGGTGCCGGCCTGTTCCTGATCTTCGGCCATTTCTTCATCTTCATGGCCTACCGCGTCGGGCCGACAAGCGCGGTGGCGCCCTTCTATTACTGCTTCACCGTCTGGGCAGTCATTTCGGGGCTGCTGGTGTTCGGGCAGTTTCCCAACGCGCTCGCCGTCTGCGGCATCCTGCTGGTCATGGTCAGCGGCCTTGTGATCGTCTCTCTCGACGAGAGGAAGCGCCGATTGGCCATGGTCGCCTGA